A genomic segment from Colletotrichum higginsianum IMI 349063 chromosome 5, whole genome shotgun sequence encodes:
- a CDS encoding E3 SUMO-protein ligase nse2 yields the protein MPGNPSNTSPNIRALRHNGRIVGYVKGDEVYLYDNYTHELQKQDIRAGEPGPVDYIYSDALPATESPTSQLLRFHHSPSSIQVIQNMLEELGRKLSSRVTVANSLREAGKVLDGVIWSIAPYDYAMFMVGQEVPPEDEEWQGVCPEARRQAHEWLYQRGRTTKRINSIDEEIEKLQQDITAVSAVMVEADHVEKLYRQACVSVTPVELPPWKIPLMEKAAEIWHRQRAYDDMKRARGRETMVHWADEKWQ from the coding sequence ATGCCAGGCAACCCTTCTAATACATCACCCAATATCAGAGCGCTCCGCCACAACGGGCGCATCGTGGGATACGTCAAGGGAGACGAGGTATACCTCTACGACAACTATACGCATGAGCTCCAGAAGCAAGATATAAGGGCGGGTGAGCCTGGCCCTGTCGACTATATCTACTCGGACGCGTTACCAGCCACTGAATCCCCAACCTCTCAACTCCTCCGCTTCCACCATTCTCCCTCGTCAATCCAGGTTATACAAAACATGCTGGAAGAACTTGGAAGGAAGCTCAGTTCGCGCGTTACCGTTGCCAACTCCCTCAGAGAAGCCGGGAAAGTTCTGGACGGGGTTATTTGGTCCATCGCACCCTACGACTATGCCATGTTCATGGTCGGTCAGGAGGTGCCGCCGGAGGATGAGGAGTGGCAAGGCGTCTGTCCCGAGGCTCGGAGGCAGGCCCACGAGTGGCTTTATCAGAGAGGGCGGACCACAAAACGCATCAACAGCATCGATGAGGAAATTGAGAAGCTCCAGCAAGACATCACGGCCGTCTCCGCTGTAATGGTAGAGGCAGATCATGTAGAGAAACTTTACCGTCAAGCTTGTGTTAGCGTGACTCCCGTTGAGCTCCCTCCATGGAAGATTCCATTAATGGAGAAGGCTGCTGAAATCTGGCACAGGCAGAGGGCGTACGACGACatgaagagggcgaggggaagggaaacCATGGTCCACTGGGCAGATGAGAAGTGGCAATAG
- a CDS encoding Hexokinase codes for MTTFPKSFLAAVVKQLLRGKSLIQALIAFCITPQSVSGTRPTVECSKTATATTSTRNVDEFLKGAEDLLIGPLLGDGLLELSNALKAQFRDKLQTSMACMLPSYNHQLPGGHEVGQYLAVDVGGSTLRVALVELRGRDSKGSESEIVRMSSFKIDNDIRNLEGMAFFDWMAQRIWDMVSQDGQDTSRPTPVALAWSFPIEQTSLKGGRIHGMGKGFLAAEGLMGQDLGEVIESACAARGMNVQLRVILNDGGATLLSQAYIHPATRFGLILGTGVNIAAYLPVSLIGKPKFGDRPREWWDEARDVIVNTELGMFGQDVLSVTRWDALLKQGHPRPDFQPLEQMVSGYYLGEVVRIALVEAIRTTGLFGGVVPKSLDEPYSLASETISAIEGDATPLFTSSIDLFVARHPSSHTPTSSDISALRSLASFVSRRSAAIIAACLHAIWSLRLEALGREEPEDEFPDRLGQESGLVRTMVAYNGSVIEYYPGYLAMCQGYVDALVNRKDRSISLVPAKESSLLGAGVALARTCNAPA; via the exons ATGACCACATTTCCAAAGTCCTTCTTGGCCGCTGTCGTCAAGCAGCTGCTCCGGGGCAAGTCTTTGATACAGGCTTTAATTGCCTTCTGTATCACCCCTCAGTCCGTTTCCGGGACCAGGCCAACAGTCGAGTGCTCCAAGACCGCAACGGCAACAACATCGACACGGAACGTCGATGAGTTCCTGAAGGGGGCCGAAGACCTCCTCATCGGCCCATtgcttggcgatggcctccttgAGTTGTCCAATGCTCTGAAGGCCCAGTTCAGGGACAAGCTGCAGACGAGCATGGCCTGCATGCTCCCGTCGTACAACCATCAGCTCCCCGGCGGGCACGAAGTCGGCCAGTATCTGGCCGTGGATGTGGGCGGATCGACGCTGCGTGTCGCATTGGTGGAGTTGCGGGGCCGGGACTCCAAGGGGAGCGAGAGCGAGATTGTGCGGATGAGCTCGTTCAAGATCGACAACGACATCAGGAATCTGGAGGGCATGGCCTTTTTCGACTGGATGGCTCAGAGAATATGGGACATGGTGTCTCAAGACGGACAGGACACTTCACGACCCACGCCTGTTGCCTTGGCTTGGAGCTTCCCCATTGA GCAAACATCATTGAAAGGTGGCCGCATCCACGGCATGGGTAAGGGAtttctcgccgccgagggtcTCATGGGACAAGACCTCGGCGAGGTGATCGAGTCCGCCTGCGCGGCGAGGGGCATGAACGTCCAGCTGCGCGTCATCCTCAACGATGGAGGCGCCACGCTCCTCTCGCAGGCCTACATCCACCCAGCCACGCGGTTCGGCCTCatcctcggcaccggcgtcAACATCGCCGCCTACCTGCCCGTATCTCTCATCGGGAAGCCCAAGTTCGGCGACCGGCCGCGGGAATGGTGGGACGAGGCGCGCgacgtcatcgtcaacaCGGAGCTCGGTATGTTCGGGCAGGATGTTCTGAGCGTGACGCGTTGGGATGCACTGCTGAAGCAGGGGCATCCAAGGCCAGATTTCCAGCCTCTGGAGCAGATGGTGAGCGGGTACTACCTCGGTGAGGTGGTGAGGATCGCCTTGGTCGAGGCGATCCGGACGACGGGCCTCtttggcggcgtcgtgccCAAGTCGCTCGACGAGCCGTATTCTCTTGCATCGGAAACAATATCTGCCATTGAAGG AGATGCGACGCCGTTGTTTACGTCGTCCATCGATCTCTTCGTCGCACGCCACCCCTCGTCTCACACACCAACCTCATCCGACATATCGGCCCTCCGTTCCCTCGCGTCCTTCGTCTCGAGGAGATcggccgccatcatcgccgcgtGCCTACACGCCATCTGGTCCCTCCGCCTCGAGGCGCTGGGCAGGGAGGAGCCAGAAGACGAGTTTCCCGACAGGCTAGGGCAGGAGTCGGGTCTGGTGCGGACGATGGTCGCGTACAACGGCAGCGTGATCGAGTACTATCCGGGCTATCTGGCCATGTGTCAGGGTTACGTGGATGCTCTGGTCAACAGGAAGGACAGGAGCATCAGCCTCGTGCCAGCGAAGGAGAGCTCATTGCTGGGGGCAGGCGTTGCGCTGGCGAGGACGTGCAACGCACCTGCGTGA
- a CDS encoding E3 SUMO-protein ligase nse2 yields the protein MPSISDIQAAVINTSSARSTRDVTFGTWTLLKTMPILERRRPGQRRPERRVVDDDDDVPGSDLPEYETLACPLSAEAKRAIADLSNSRDVHRYQNHVKTSIRHLGFSVVGINDAIRTRHETLKRFAEKRAESNDLESQEKSQRELDVEAHTAALEEEIPRLTAEAEAALRDLIDRQIELDDEKAALTDTVSYFQALPEQAPRQRRRPCAVANADDSNAEEDGDAVDDLLPPPDQSVIDILRQNRADKAREYQRQSAYQRYALNNDYAAFKKLWHDAVHGDTEMPLPNAKHWFDNAGNPVMPMRRSPANTGDEPGAQAADQSDEDIVIAGEVRDYRCPLSMQLFENPVSNNELGLDDLYDDPVILRKMKRALEEQRRLDEEAAEESSSDVEDEDEPRPVKREARSKSHKRKVEEIDDE from the exons ATGCCATCCATCTCAGACATTCAGGCAGCTGTCATTAACACAAGCAGCGCGCGGTCGACCAGAGACGTGACTTTCGGGACCTGGACCCTCTTGAAAACGATGCCCATTTTGGAACGCCGTCGACCAGGCCAGCGGCGGCCTGAAAGAAGAGTagtggacgacgacgacgatgtcccGGGAAGCGACCTCCCCGAATACGAGACCCTCGCCTGTCCCCTCTCGGCGGAGGCTAAGCGTGCCATCGCGGACCTCTCGAACAGCCGTGATGTTCACCGCTATCAGAACCACGTAAAGACCTCCATACGACACCTTGGcttctccgtcgtcggcatcaacGACGCCATCCGTACCCGCCACGAGACCCTGAAGCGTTTTGCCGAGAAGCGTGCCGAGTCCAACGATCTCGAAAGCCAGGAGAAGTCACAGCGCGAGCTCGACGTTGAAGCCCATACCGCGGCCCTCGAAGAAGAGATTCCACGTCTTACGGCCGAGGCTGAGGCCGCCCTTCGTGACCTCATCGACAGGCAAATcgaactcgacgacgagaaggccgccttGACGGATACGGTGTCGTACTTCCAGGCCCTCCCCGAGCAAGCGCCGCGACAGCGCAGACGTCCATGTGCGGTAGCCAATGCCGACGACTCAAATGCAGAGGAGGATGGCGATGCCGTGGACGACCTGCTCCCGCCGCCGGACCAGTCCGTCATCGACATTCTCCGCCAGAACCGCGCAGACAAGGCCCGCGAATACCAGCGCCAAAGCGCATACCAACGCTATGCGCTAAACAATGACTACGCTGCCTTCAAGAAGCTCTGGCACGATGCCGTGCACGGCGACACGGAGATGCCTCTACCTAACGCCAAGCACTGGTTCGACAACGCCGGGAACCCCGTCATGCCAATGCGCCGCAGCCCCGCGAATACTGGGGATGAACCCGGTGCTCAAGCGGCCGACCagagcgacgaggacatAGTTATCGCTGGCGAGGTCAGGGATTATAGGTGCCCGCTATCGATGCAGCTGTTTGAGAACCCGGTCAGCAACAAC GAACTGGGTCTCGACGACCTGTATGATGACCCGGTGATTCTGCGCAAGATGAAGCGTGCCCTGGAAGAACAGCGacgcctcgacgaggaagcgGCCGAGGAGAGCAGCTCCGACGTCGAAGATGAGGACGAACCTCGCCCGGTCAAGCGTGAGGCTCGCTCCAAGAGTCACAAGCGCAAGGTTGAAGAGATTGACGACGAGTGA
- a CDS encoding Glucosamine-6-phosphate isomerase has translation MRLIIRDNADAASEYVASYVVDRIKHFNPTPAHPFVLGLPTGSSPLGVYKILVQKYKAGEISFENVITFNMDEYVGIPRDHPESYHSFMWKHLFSHVNIHPNNVNILNGNAPNLEAECVAYEARIKAVGGIDLFLAGIGEDGHIAFNEPGSSLASRTRVKTLAYDTILANSRFFGNDVEKVPKLALTVGVQTVLEAREVVAIILGAKKALALQRCIEQGVNHMWTLSSLQLHPHPMIVVDEDATLELQVKTVKYFKSIEKVAKEQGFEQILPSKIRTGPGPVPVTVIDEVETPTILHPQPTTSRLLRASPATEYPIRSTSPDIELVFENMASRTKSPTEQQLRAITPDLVTDRMATRIPDPALAGRLTPNPEQQQSRSVTPDLVPDRMASRIPEPSLARRLTPNPEQQMMSRVNAVGA, from the exons ATGAGGCTGATCATCCGCGACAACGCCGACGCTGCCAGCGAGTACGTCGCCAGCTACGTCGTTGACCGGATCAAGCACTTCAACCCTACCCCGGCTCACCCGTTCGTCCTAGGCCTGCCGACGGGAAGCAGCCCCCTGGGGGTGTATAAGATCCTTGTTCAGAAGTACAAGGCTGGTGAG ATATCATTTGAAAATGTCATCACCTTCAACATG GACGAGTACGTCGGTATCCCCCGGGATCACCCTGAAAGCTACCACTCCTTCATGTGGAAGCACCTCTTCTCCCACGTGAACATCCACCCCAACAACGTCAACATCCTTAACGGCAACGCCCccaacctcgaggccgagtgCGTCGCCTACGAGGCCAGGatcaaggccgtcggcggcatcgacctattcctcgccggcatcggcgaggacggccacATCGCCTTCAACGAGCCTGGCTCCAGCCTCGCCTCGCGGACGCGCGTCAAGACGCTCGCCTACGACACCATACTCGCCAACTCGCGCTTCTTCGGCAACGATGTCGAAAAGGTTCCCAAGCTCGCCCTTACGGTTGGCGTGCAGACCGTCCTCGAGGCGAGGGAGGTTGTCGCTATCATTCTCGGCGCTAAGAAGGCGCTCGCGCTGCAGAGATGCATCGAGCAGGGTGTGAACCATATGTGGACGCTCTCCAGCTTGCAGCTGCACCCCCACCCCATGATTgtggtggacgaggacgcgaCGCTGGAGCTGCAGGTCAAGACAGTCAAG TACTTCAAGAGCATCGAAAAGGTCGCCAAGGAACAAGGCTTCGAACAGATCCTCCCCTCGAAGATCCGCACCGGCCCAGGCCCAGTGCCAGTAACGGTCattgacgaggtcgagactCCGACAATCCTACACCCGCAGCCCACTACCTCCCGCCTGTTGCGCGCCTCACCGGCGACGGAGTACCCTATCCGCTCCACGTCGCCTGACATCGAGCTCGTCTTCGAGAACATGGCCTCGCGCACCAAGTCGCCGACGGAGCAGCAGCTCCGCGCCATCACGCCAGACCTCGTCACCGACAGAATGGCCACGCGGATCCCCGATCCCGCGCTTGCGGGCCGTCTGACGCCGAATcccgagcagcagcagtccaGGTCGGTGACCCCCGACTTGGTCCCTGACCGCATGGCCTCGAGGATTCCGGAGCCGTCGCTCGCGCGGCGGTTGACGCCGAACCCGGAGCAGCAGATGATGTCACGAGTGAATGCCGTCGGCGCTTGA
- a CDS encoding NDT80/PhoG like DNA-binding protein, translating to MAAFHSMSSGATSGDGMTLNSAVVDGIDASLFDDSLLDPVNGTFPTMSFTPTYDFQDFSATGFEDPFAYSNRQYEVQLAPEEFSQDSTTQELDSKLLGFSAPLLKATVVDGTGQHVEANMSAELYGMFFVAEDVFGAENSGRPLELTCYRRNLWQCSGQITLPRHITHIVDEQGRQIPIFELAASITAVESIEGKATEIISIPWKSAHPIGAEEPKSTGGPPTIVLDLGNGQEVDANRVSLPLSWKRLQFKHATANNGRRKGLQQHYLVQINLLGKQQNGEYVKIAEVHSGPVIVRGRSPRNFDSRKDIPLTGGDKKLVGRSNSDASATTLKESSNSSVPTPVLKYQQPQGSAQQPADWAPPQMYQDPGRGPPPSKKVAMSPGINRPPIPAWSSETSRPLARASTSSSAPRAGVSGPINLSLSEDERSPNKSNSDVQSPQFSKSTAAAGHHLSQSPKEEDDLLYEYFPLSVDDWMPPVEAIYRPHVVHHTIVPPEIKAQQLRSKAKRYFTAES from the exons ATGGCCGCGTTCCACTCAATGTCATCCGGCGCGACGTCCGGCGATGGCATGACTCTGAACAGCGCCGTGGTGGACGGTATAGATGCTTCCCTGTTCGATGACTCTCTGTT AGATCCTGTAAACGGCACATTTCCCACCATGTCGTTCACGCCGACCTACGACTTCCAAGACTTCTCCGCCACGGGCTTCGAAGACCCTTTCGCATACTCGAATCGTCAGTACGAAGTCCAACTCGCTCCCGAGGAGTTCAGCCAAGATTCCACCACACAAGAGCTAGACAGCAAACTCTTAGGCTTTTCGGCGCCCTTACTAAAGGCTACAGTCGTCGACGGGACCGGCCAGCATGTGGAAGCCAACATGTCGGCCGAGCTGTACGGCATGTTCttcgtggccgaggacgtcttTGGCGCTGAGAACAGCGGCAGGCCGCTCGAGCTGACATGCTATCGGAGGAATCTGTGGCAGTGCTCCGGTCAAATTACGCTGCCGCGGCACATCACGCACATTGTAGACGAACAGGGCCGGCAAATCCCCATATTCGAGCTGGCGGCTTCGATAACGGCGGTCGAGTCCATCGAGGGCAAGGCGACAGAGATCATCTCGATACCTTGGAAGAGTGCGCATCCGATAGGCGCCGAAGAACCGAAGTCTACCGGCGGACCCCCTACTATTGTCTTGGACCTTGGGAATGGACAAGAAGTAGATGCGAACAGGGTTTCTCTGCCATTGTCATGGAAGAGGCTGCAATTCAAGCACGCGACGGCCAATAACGGAAGGAGAAAGGGCCTCCAGCAGCATTATTTAGTGCAGATCAACCTACTGGGCAAGCAGCAAAACGGCGAGTACGTCAAGATTGCCGAAGTACACTCTGGGCCCGTTATTGTTCGTGGCCGTAGCCCGCGGAACTTTGACAGCCGAAAAGATATACCTTTGACCGGTGGGGACAAAAAACTTGTGGGAAGAAGCAACAGCGATGCTTCCGCAACGACCCTCAAAGaaagcagcaacagcagtGTACCTACTCCTGTACTGAAATACCAACAACCCCAAGGCAGcgcccagcagccagcagaCTGGGCACCGCCGCAGATGTACCAGGACCCTGGCAGGGGGCCACCTCCGTCGAAGAAAGTGGCCATGTCGCCGGGAATCAACCGGCCTCCCATACCAGCCTGGTCGTCAGAGACATCGAGGCCGCTGGCCAGAGCATCGACTTCGAGCTCGGCACCACGGGCTGGGGTTTCTGGTCCCATCAACCTGTCTCTCTCGGAAGACGAGAGGAGCCCCAACAAGTCCAACTCGGACGTGCAGAGCCCGCAGTTCAGCaagtcgacggcggccgcaGGGCACCACCTGAGCCAGAGCCCcaaggaagaggacgacTTGCTCTACGAATACTTTCCACTCAGCGTGGATGATTG GATGCCACCGGTGGAAGCAATATACCGACCTCACGTCGTACACCACACCATCGTACCACCCGAGATCAAGGCGCAGCAACTGCGCAGTAAGGCAAAGCGATACTTCACCGCCGAATCGTGA
- a CDS encoding Chromo domain-containing protein: protein MLNKRKHKKLTAPAAISDDEQSDVSGEFAIPIKEKRAKSRSAEYRDDILETKSEEEEISGIKGDLNGGRAKSVTKAGDEKEDDSGEEDEDEDGDDLEPDEYVVEKILDHQVAEDGTVNFRVKWEGYEKKSDQTWEPEDSLKEGASEILEEYLRKLGGREALFEEKSKAKSTKKRGRPSGASSTPSATGKRSRHNGHPSESTPPASAREAKSKAWTLPSGSWEEEVESIDACEDEESGSLIIYLNWRNGQKTKHSKEVVYKRCPQKMLQFYERHIRIIKAGPDAEMEAES, encoded by the exons ATGTTGAACAAAAGAAAACACAAGAAGCTGACCGCTCCTGCAGCCAtcagcgacgacgaacagTCGGACGTGAGCGGCGAGTTCGCGATCCCCATCAAAGAGAAGCGCGCAAAATCCCGTTCGGCCGAATATCGAGATGACATCCTCGAGACTaagagcgaggaggaggaaatcTCTGGTATTAAGGGCGACTTGAACGGTGGGCGCGCCAAATCCGTCACCAAGGCCggggacgagaaggaggacgacagtggcgaggaagatgaggatgaggacgggGACGACCTGGAACCTGACGA ATACGTCGTGGAGAAGATTCTTGACCACCAGGTCGCCGAAGAT GGCACCGTCAACTTCCGCGTCAAGTGGGAGGGCTATGAGAAGAAGTCCGACCAAACATGGGAGCCCGAGGACAGCCTGAA GGAGGGCGCATCCGAGATCCTGGAGGAATACCTGAGGAAACTAGGTGGCCGCGAAGCGCTGTTCGAGGAGAAGTCCAAGGCCAAGTCAACCAAGAAGCGTGGCCGTCCTTCAGGGGCTTCATCTACGCCGTCAGCGACCGGCAAGAGATCTAGGCATAACGGCCACCCCAGCGAATCTACGCCTCCTGCGTCAGCAAGGGAGGCCAAGAGCAAGGCCTGGACTCTGCCTAGCGGCAGCTgggaggaagaggtcgaGAGCATCGACGcctgcgaggacgaggaatCAGGATCTTTGATAATATACCTCAACTGGCGCAATGGCCAGAAGACCAAGCACTCCAAGGAGGTGGTGTATAAGCGATGCCCCCAGAAG ATGTTACAATTTTACGAAAGGCACATTCGCATCATCAAGGCCGGTCCTGacgccgagatggaggccgAGTCGTAG